CTTCTATATGGCGAAGTTCTGCACTCATCAATACCCCTTGTAGTAATAAAATCACAAATAAAACAGTTCTCATTCATAGACCTCCAAAATCTCGTAGGCCGTATTTCTTTTTGCAGGAATCTCCCCTACATCTTTGATAAGTCGAATCATTTCTTCCTGGTTCATTCGATTTTGTGCACCTGCAGCTTTGACCACATTCTCTTCCATCATCGTGGATCCTAAATCATTCGCCCCATATAACAGAGCTAATTGACCGATGTAGCTTCCTTGCGTTACCCAGGAAGACTGAATATTTTTAAAATTATCCAAAAAGAGTCTACTGACTGCAAGAAGTCTCAGATAACGGTTTGAACTTGTTTTATGCGTTACAACGCCACTTTTTTGCAAAGCGGTATTATAAGGTTGAAAACTCCACATGATAAAGGCACGAAATCCGCCCGTCTCATCTTGAAGATCACGTATCTTCTCCCAGTGTTCAACTATCTCTTCATCGCTTTCCACCGTTCCATACATCATCGTTGCCGTTGTTTTCATCCCAACTTCATGAGCAGCCTTATGGATATCGAGCCACTCTTGGCTGGAGAGTTTTTTTGGACTGATAATCTCTCTGACGCGATCGCTTAAAATTTCGGCTCCTGCTCCAGGAATGGAGCTCAGTCCCTTTGCCTTGAGACGCTCTAAAACCTCTTTGTAACTGAGCCTGCTTACTTTGGCAATGTAGCTAATCTCCACTGCGCTAAATCCATGAATGGTAATTTGTGGATACTTTGTATGAATATGCTCAACCAAATCTTCATAATAATCAATTTTGAGTTTTGGATGGACACCTCCCTGAAACAAAATCTGCGTTCCTCCAATCTCCAAAAGCTCCTCTATTTTTTGATCAATCTCATCATAACTCAAAACATATGCATCCTCATCTTTTGGCTTTCTGTAAAATGCACAAAAATCGCAATCTACCCAGCAGATATTGGTATAGTTGATATTGCGATCGACGATAAATGTTGTAATTTTTTTTGGATGCAGTTCTCTTTTTTTTGCTAAAGCCATCTGCCCTAGCTCAATCAAATCAGCATTTTTGATGAGATCCAACGCCTCACGTTTACTCAGTCTCATTCCACTCCTTCGAAAAATGCACTTACATCCACCTCTTTGCCGATACATTCAACCTTCATTTGCATATTTTCAGCATAGTTTCCAGCAAATTGATACTTTTTCCCCTTCAAAACAAACCGCTCCACTACCTTATACTCAGGCTCAACGATAAAATACTCCTTTATCCTGGCACACTCATATAAAGCTAGTTTGTCAGTTTTGTCTTTGGATGCGGTTGATGGACTTAAAACTTCAAAAATCGCGCATGGAAGCTTCTCATCTTCACAAAAGAGCATGACATCGGGCTGCACTACATTCACCGATTCTACACTTGGATCGAAACTGCATCGAAGTTTCAAATCGTATGGTGCAACTCTTGGCTTACATTGGCTCTCATTTTTAAGAGTAATAGCTATATTCAAAACTACATCTTGATGCTTGGCACTAGCTCCTGCCATCATATAGATGCGGCCAAAGATAAGCTCAACACGCTCTTTTGTCGTTTTGTCAATCTCCAAATAGTCTTGGTAGGTATAGTTTTCAAGCTTCCTGGCTTCCACGTTTCACCTCTTTTGCGATTGCATCCAAAACGCCGTTGATAAATTTTGGACTTTGGTCAGTCCCCAGTTGTTTGGCAAGTTCTACCGCTTCGTTTATAACGATAGCGGGATCAAGGTCGGTATAAAGCAGCTCATATACCCCCAAACGC
This region of Nitratiruptor sp. YY08-10 genomic DNA includes:
- a CDS encoding Uma2 family endonuclease; the encoded protein is MEARKLENYTYQDYLEIDKTTKERVELIFGRIYMMAGASAKHQDVVLNIAITLKNESQCKPRVAPYDLKLRCSFDPSVESVNVVQPDVMLFCEDEKLPCAIFEVLSPSTASKDKTDKLALYECARIKEYFIVEPEYKVVERFVLKGKKYQFAGNYAENMQMKVECIGKEVDVSAFFEGVE
- a CDS encoding dehypoxanthine futalosine cyclase, which gives rise to MRLSKREALDLIKNADLIELGQMALAKKRELHPKKITTFIVDRNINYTNICWVDCDFCAFYRKPKDEDAYVLSYDEIDQKIEELLEIGGTQILFQGGVHPKLKIDYYEDLVEHIHTKYPQITIHGFSAVEISYIAKVSRLSYKEVLERLKAKGLSSIPGAGAEILSDRVREIISPKKLSSQEWLDIHKAAHEVGMKTTATMMYGTVESDEEIVEHWEKIRDLQDETGGFRAFIMWSFQPYNTALQKSGVVTHKTSSNRYLRLLAVSRLFLDNFKNIQSSWVTQGSYIGQLALLYGANDLGSTMMEENVVKAAGAQNRMNQEEMIRLIKDVGEIPAKRNTAYEILEVYE